The sequence TGTAATTACTTTCAACTTCTTCCATTTTATTTGAAGAACAGTCTTATGGTATTTATTTCACAGTACAAAGATGGGTCAATAATGAGATGAAAAGGTTACATAAATAAATATTAAACTTACATAAATCACACATTATTTATAAGTCTTCAAGATTCTTTAGTCTTTTTTGCTTTAAACTTTTATAGAAAGATGGCGCCAGACCGGTAATCTTTTTAAACTGATAAGAAAGATGCGCAACACTGCTGTAATTGAGTTTATAGGCAATTTCTGTAAGGTTCAGTTCGTTATATAACAGCAATTCTTTTACCTTTTCAATCTTATTGATGATGATAAAATGCTGTATCGTGTAACCATTCACTTCAGAAAATATATTAGACAGATAAGTGTAATCGTAACCCAGTTTTTCGCTTAAGTATTCTGAGTAGTTTTCTTTTGGCTGTTCATCGGCATTATGAACCATTTCTGTAATTGTATTTTTAATTTTTTCAATTAAAATACTTTTCTTGTCGTCTAAAAGTTCAAGTCCAAGATGCTCTAATTTTATTCTGAAAACTTCCAGCTGCTCATTCGTAATTCCATCGGGAATATCAACGGTACCAAGGTTTACAACAGCATTCTTTAAGCCCAGCTGCTCAATTTCTTGCTGCACCATCATTTTACATCGCAGACTGACCATATATTTTATGTAAATCCTCATACATTTTAGTAATTTCCGGCAATCTGAATAAATTTTTCACACAATTAAAACGATGACCAAAATGATTAGGTAAGTTACATTAATTAAATAAAATATTGATTGAAAATATTTAAAACATTCTTTGAAAGGAATCATTTATTTTAAACAAACGCTGTACAATTATTTAAAAATCAAATATTTACAAATAAATCAAATTTCTTACAGAAAGTATGCCTATCTTTAGTATCAAGTTGTTTGCTTGATACTTGGTAAATGACTTTAACCGTAAAGTCATGCGCACAACTTTTCACCAACCTCAGTCGCAGCCAAAACCTTTGGTTCGTGCTCCCTCTTCATCGGTGCGGATTGCCTATTTTATTATGGTTCACGATGAGCCTGAGCAATTCATCAGAATGTTTAGAAAAATCTATACTAGAGATCAGTTTTACCTCATCCATATCGACAGAAAAGCAAATGAGGAAGTAACAGAGATGATTCAGGGATTTTTAATTCAATATCCAAACGCTTATATTTTAGAAAGCATGAATATTACCTCGGGCGGTTTTAATATGGTTCAAATTGAGCTCAATGCTATGGAATTTTTGTTAAACGTCAGCAATGAATGGGAATATTTCATCAATCTGAGTGGTGAAGATTATCCTTTAAAGTCTCAGACAATCATCCGGAAATTTCTGACTGCCCAAAAAGGTAAAAATTATCTCTTTTATTATGATCAAAAATTTTACAGACCCGATACGCTAAAACGTATTCAAAATCATTTCACAGAACTGGCATTTCGTATCTCATCTTTTATTTACAAAAGGGAATTTATGAAAGATGTCATCCCATTTATTGGTGGAAAATGGATGATTTTAACGAGGGATACATGTTCTTTTCTGTGCAATAGCGAAAAAGTAATGGCTTTTAAAGATTATTATCTGCATACGTTACTTCCTGCGGAATCTTTCTTTCAAACTGTGCTGATGAATACACCTTTTCATTCTGTTATTGTGAATGATGACAAACGAGCCATTATAGACATTAATGCATTGAACATCAATGATATTGCTTCAGTTTTTGAAAATTATTTAAAATCAAATAATCATCTTTTTATAAGAAAACTGAATTATACAAATCATCAGGATTTGCTGAAATATATCGATGAAAATTTCCATTCTGCTTTGCCGGAAATCAATGATGTAGACAAAGAACTTAGAAACAATTTAGGTCAAAATAACTAATTTGTATTAAATTTTAAATTAAAAAAAAACTCCCCAAATAAATTTGAGGAGAAGTATATTTAAAATATTTTTAGATTAAACTAAAGACATCCAATTGCTGTTTTCTGAGTAATCATCCAACGGCTTCAAATCCTGATGATGATTCATTGATGCAAGAAGTGTAACAATATCTTGTCTTGTCATCTCCACAGCATTATCAACCAATTTTTGGTTAAATCCTGCGTTGCTCAATTCCAAAAGGTCATTCACAGTGATGATTCTTGCCACTACTTTACCAAGATCAATCATTTTTCTTTGAGAAATTGCTGTATTGATGGTGAAATCTAAATTTTGAGTGTATAATTTAGCAGCATTTTCACTTAAAACATTTTGCTGAAGATACTCACCTACATTTTCCAGTTTCTTTTTCTTCATATCTTTCAAAATCCCTTCTGAAATCTGCGTGTACAGCATTTCATTAGAACCTTCAAAAATCTGGAACGGACGGCTGTCCATAATTCCTCTTCCCCCGATGTGGCTGATTCTGTAGCCTTTTCCACCTGAAAGCTGTACCAAAATCTGTGCAGCTTCCTGCATCATATCGGTAACCAAAGCCTTCATAGAATTCGCATGAACACCTTCTGATGAAAGGTTGTGATCAATTCCGCTGATCTTAGAACTTTTTGCGCACATTGCAGAACACAATGTGAAAAATGACTCTAATCTTGTCAGCTGATACTGCACCTGATCTAATGCATAAAGATTTGAATTTCCTACAATTCTGGTTCTTGTATGACTTAAAGCTTCATCAAGCATTCTTTTCAGGAAGCCCATTCCCATTCCCGGGAACTGAAATCTGCTTCTGTGAAGAATATCAAGCATCATTTTAAGACCTGTAGATTCAGGAATCAATTTGTTGGCTTGAGGAACTTTTATGTCAATTTTATTAAGACCGTAAGGAATCATGTATAATCCTGGATTATCATAATATTCCAAAACCTCAATATTTTGTTCAGGTTGATGAGTGTCTGCGATGAAGAAATCAACATCTCTCGATAAATTTCCTTCTGCATTGGCACTTCTTGAGGTAATCAGCCAATAATTAGCCAAACCTGTAAGACCTTGCCAGTGTTTTGTACCTTTTACTTCGTAAGAATCTCCTTTCAACTCGTTTTGAGTCTTCATATTTAAGGCATCACTTCCAAAGTCCGGCTCTGTGATCATCAAACCACCCATTGCACCGTAATCTAAGAAATGTTTAAAGATATTTTCTTTAATCGATTCATTTCCGTATTTGGCTAACGGCTCAAGAAAAAGAGCGATGTTGATCCCAAAAGTTAATGATAAAGGAAGAGACTCATAAGAAGCGGCAGATAAAATCCCCAAACACTCTTTCACTTTCAATCCGCGACCTCCGAATTCAGTGGGAACAGCAACCGAAAGCGGCTTGAGATTCATGATTTCTTTCCATACACTTGGCGGAAGACCTCTTGAAAGACTTAGCTGGTCGATGTTTTCTCTCTGAAAAAGATGATGGAGTGAAGTTTTAAAATGATCAAGAAATTCAGGGTAATTTTCCCCGGATAACTTGTTTGAAGATTCAGTCATACAAAATAAAAAATATGTGCCGTATGCCATTGATACAGCGGGATTACATAATGAAGCGAATGGCGCAGTTTAAACTCTAAATCTGTTGCTTCATAAAATATGCGACTAAGATACAAATTTTCGGTCACCAAATAAACTACAAGTTCAAAAATTGATGTATTATTAACGTAACATTATGATTTTTGCACAAATCCTAATAATTAACTGATATTTATCAGGAATATTTAACCAAAATTAGATTAATTAGAATAATTCTTTCTATTGGGTAATAAAGTTGTCAAGATAATATTTTTAAGATTTTTTTCTAAATAACAGATAGCAAATAAACAAAGTTAAATTCACCAACACTGCAAAAGCATTTGATAGAATAATAGGTAATTCATCCTGAATAAATCCGTACCAAACCCACAGAGAGAGCCCGCAGATTAAGACCAAAATCATAACCCAAGATAAATCTTCGACGTTTTTTTCTTTGATAACTTTAATCAACTGCGGAATCATGGCAATTGAAGTGAGAAATCCTGCTACTATCCCTAAAATATTTACATCCATAATCTAAGTATACTGAGTTAAACAGTAAGCGGCTATGACCTCAATCACAACCGCTTATTTTTATTTTAAATAATTTAGCGATGCCTCTTCCCTCTTTGATGATAATCAACATTTTGAGGTTTCGCCTGATAATTTTTTGAAAGCTTATCATCATGCAAATGATTAAAAGCATTGTTTGAATGAGGTTCATTTTCAAATTCTAAAGTATCGAAATGCACAACTTTACCATTTCTATAAGCTTTACCTTCTGAATTACGATAAATTTGATTTTCCTTGTAGGTAGTTCCGTCTGGTGCAGTAAAAGTTTTTACTTTTCGACTCAGTTTCTTTCTTCTTTGATTAAGGAGAATTGCCGTACCCCCGGCAATTAATGCCAGAGCTATTTTTACTTTATTATTCATGTGATTTGTTTGAGATTGATTAAACAAAACACTTGCCATTAAAACTGACACAAAGCTTTTCTTTATTTATATCATTTAATTTTTTTTTGGTCTTAAAATTGAATAATAAAACACAATATAAAATCACTAAAACAAAACAATATGGCAACTAAAACAGCAACAGTTAAAAAAACTACAGCTCCCAAGAAAACTGTAGCACCAAAAAAACCGACTGCTTCAAAAAGCACAGCATCAAAATCTTCTAAAACACCAGCTAAAAAAGATGCTTCTGCAGATTTAAGAGAATTCTTTGAAGACGCATTGAAAGATATCTATTGGGCAGAAAAAGCCTTGACAAAAGCACTTCCGAAAATGGAGAAAAATGCAACGCATCCGGATTTGAAAAATGCAATTTCTTCACATTTAGCTGAAACGAAAGTTCATGTAATGAGATTAGAAGAATGCTTCAAGTCTTTAGGATTAAAACCGGAAGCCAAAAAATGCGACGCGATGCAAGGATTATTAGATGAAGGAAATGGCATCATGGAAGAGACAAAAGCTGGCGCAATTCGTGATGTAGGAATCATTGCTGCTTCTCAAAAAGTAGAACATTATGAGATTGCGACCTACGGAAGTCTTGCTGCTTATGCGAAAGTTTTAAAAGAGAAAAAATGCTTAAGCAACTTTTTAGCAACCTTAAAAGAAGAAAAAAATTGCGATAAATTATTGTCAACGATTGCAGACACAGCGCTGAACAGCAAGGCAAAATAATTTTTCAAAATCAATATTAAGTCAAAAAGAAATTCCTCAATTTATATTGAGGAATTTCTTTATTGATATAGCTTCAAAAAACATTGAGAGCTTTTATATTAATTATTTAAAATAAGCAAATTATTCAATTCACTTTTGAAGCAGCCTAAAATAAATTCCGCATAATACAGTTGCGCATTCAAAGCTTGGGTTTTTGGATGAAGCTCTAGTTTTTTTGATACTATAATTTCACCTTTGTAAGCAATTGTATAATGTGCGTAAACACTGTACGTCGAATGTCTGACAGGAGTGCAATATCCTGTTGTTGCAATTGACCAATCGCTTTCGAATAATTTCGCAACATTCAGCGCCATTGTGTCCGCTATATTTTCTGATACGCAATCACTGTTTTCAGCTTCCCGCTTGTCTACGTTTAAAAGTCTCACTTTTTCCGCTAAAGTAAATGCTGTCATTCCACCTTTATAAAACATTGATGCATTGGGCATCTGTGAAAAAGCCAATTGAAGCATTCCGGAGGTTACACTTTCGGCGACAGCAACTGTTTCGCCGGCTGTCATCATACATTCACTGATGTATTCTAATATTTTTTTTGAAATTCCATAATAGTAAAATTTTAGTTTGATTAAATTTTAGCACCTGCAATCTCATGTTCATGTAAGAAAAATGAAGAACGAAAAACTGCTGCTTTCATAAATATATTGGCTTGGCTGTAATGAGAATCTATCTATTTCTATGCCATAGAGTTACGCTCTTTCTCAAGATCCCAAACTCTGTGTTTGGCAATTGCTGAAATAAATTTCTCATCAGAATCACCTCCTGAAGTATTGATGATTGCTGGATCTTCATGTTTTTTGGCGCTGATTCTGGTTGCATTGTATATTTCGTCAGTATCTTTCCCAAAATAGATTGCCTTGCAATGTTTGTACGCTTCGTTCATGAATTCTGTAACAATTGGTTTTCTTTCCGGATGCATCAATTCTTTGGCAGATTTTTCACCTGAACAGATGTATAAAGCATCGAAAGATACACTTGCTGTACTTGTAATCGAATGTTTTGGTTCAAATTTACTTCCGTCATCAGCTTTCACCGGTGCCACACTTGGTGCAATGATCTGAACAACCGCTCCTTCACTTTCCAATTTACTTTTTAAAGATTTTACAGCCTGAGTATTTACTCCGTCTGCCATGATGAAACCAATCACACGACTTTCGATTGTATCTTTCACTGTATTTTTCATGCTTAGAGCTTTCGAACTTTTAGTCTCAGGTTCTCTTTCTTCGCTTTGTAAACTTGCGGCATCTGCATCTGCAGGAATGCTTTGATTAGGCATATCTAATTTCTTAACTTTAACACCTACTTTTTCGGCAACATTTGAAGCAAGCTCAGCATCAATAAAAGCCAATTGCCCTACTACCCTTTCTCTGATTTCTAAGATGGTCACTTTTGACAATTCAAATATCAAGGCATTCTGAAGGTGAGTTTTTTCCGGTGCTGACTGACTGTTTAAAAACATTTTTGCCTGAGAATAATGATCAACAAAACTGTCGCTTCTTGCTCTTATTTTATGACCGTCTACCCTTTCGTTATTTGATGTAAATCCGCCATCTTTCATCATTGCCTGAAAAGGACATCCTCCACCAATAGAATTGGGCTCATAACTTACTTTCCCTTTTACGATCTGCTGTCTCATGTGACCATCACGCTGATTGTTGTGAACTGTATTGATCGATCTATTGATCGGAATTTCGTGAAAATTAGGTGAGCCCAATCTTGATAACTGTGTATCTGTGTAAGAAAACAATCTTCCCTGTAAAAGCGGATCATTAGAGAAATCAATTCCCGGAACCAAATGCCCTGGGTGGAATGCCACCTGCTCTGTTTCTGCAAAAAAGTTATCAGGGTTTCTGTTTAAAGTTAAAGTTCCGACAAGCTGAACAGGAACCAATTCTTCAGGAACTAATTTTGTAGGATCAAGAAGATCAAAATCAAAATCGTGCTCATTTTCTTCAGGAATGATTTGTACTCCAAAATCCCATTCAGGAAAAGCACCATTTTCAATAGATTCCCAAAGATCTCTTCTATGAAAATCCGGGTCTGTACCTGAAATCTTCTGTGCTTCACTCCATGCAACAGAATGCACACCTAATTTAGGTTTGAAATGAAATTTAACGAAATGAACAGAACCTTCACTATTGATAAATTTAAATGAATGCACCCCGAAACCTTCCATCATTCTGTAGCTTCTTGGGATGGCACGATCGCTCATTGCCCACATAATCATGTGCATACTTTCGGGCATTAATGATATAAAATCCCAAAATGTATCGTGCGCTGAGGCAGCCTGCGGAATAGCATTATCAGGTTCTGGTTTTACCGCATGTACCAAGTCCGGAAATTTCATCGCATCCTGAATAAAGAATACAGGAATATTATTTCCTACCAAATCATAATTTCCTTCTTCGGTATAGAATTTTACCGCAAAACCTCTTACGTCTCTTGCTAAATCTGTACTTCCTGCGCTTCCCGCAACGGTAGAAAACCTTACGAAAACAGGTGTTTCTTTATCAACATCATTTAAAAATTTAGCTTTAGTGTATTTGGCTAAACTTTTATTCAGTTTAAAAACCCCATGAGCACCAGAACCTCTTGCATGAACAATTCTTTCTGGAATTCTCTCGTGATCGAAATGCGTAATTTTTTCTCTTAAAATAAAATCTTCCAACAAAGTTGCACCCCTTTGATCAGTCTTCAGTGAATCCTGATTGTTGTTGACTTTTAATCCCTGATTGGTTGTCAGTTTCGTATCCTGATTATCTGTTGTGTGATCATGAAGCTGATTCAGCTTTTCATTTGGTTTAAAGTCTTTATTGTCCATATTATATAGTTTGATTTTTTAAAAATTCTTCTGTGAAATCCTGCCATTGAATTTTGCTTCCTCCAAAAATTCCTCCGCTTGCAACAAATAAATTTCTCAAAACATCCATAAATCCTACTTTAGTTGTATTAGGCATTTCATTTCTTCCATGAATGCTTAATTGCAGAGTTTTATCTTTTTTGACCAAAATAAAAGTATTTGAAGCTTCACCTTTATAAAAATGCGCAATGCTTCCACTCGAATTGTCGGGACAATAATGGGGTTTCATCTGTATTAAAAAAGCTTTTACCCCTTTCTGCTCTATTGTCTGAATTTGATTCACTTTCACCCAGTCAAAACCTTTTCCTAAATTATTTTTCGGAGCAGGCATTTTTATTTTTACTAAATCATTTAACTGGGCAATTGTTGACTTGTCGCTTTCATTATGGTAGATATAAAACTCGGTTGGATTTTTACCTGCACTTACTTTCCAATTATTTATTTGTAATAGCTTTTGTGATAGTTTCCTAAACTTGTCGAAAGCTTCAGTTTCAGAATTACAAAGTAGAAAGGATATTGCATTGTTTTCAGAGCCATTATTGTTGATTGGTACCAAATGCCGAACATCTATTTTGTATTTCATATTTTTTTAAAATGCATGGATGATTAAAATGATTTTGTAAACTGTCTTATTCCGATTAACAACGTAATAAAGCATCATTATCACGCTGCGAAAACTTTTCCTAGAATTTCAGTTAAGAAATGAACCGCTAAAAACCTCATTTATTTAGCAGAATCTTTCTTCAAAGATGCTGTATCAGATTTTGGAGCCGCGACTAAAGTATCTACTAGAGCCGGCACCGGAATCTTGCTTACAGTATCTGGAGTGGTAATTGAATCTGAATTGGTCGCAGTGTTTTGCGATTCTTTTTTGCAACTCATCAGAGTGATACTCGTGACAAGCAGTGAGAAAAATATCGTTTTCATATTTTGGTATTTGGTGTATTTCAAATGTATAAACTAATCTTATGCCTGATTTATGATTTGAATCACAATTTATTATTCATATAAATAATAAACTATAATTTAATTTTTCAAACCATAATCTTTTAATAATAATTACAACACTAATTTTTATACATTAATAATGCCAATATGAAATTTTTATGTTTTATTCAGGATAATCTATTTTTTAGGCACAAAATTTGAAAATAAAATTTAAACAAATGATAAGAAAGTAAATTAAACCAAATTCACATCATATTAATAATGAAATCCCTGAACATAATGTTTAGGGATTTTTGTTTGATGAAATATTTAAACCATGAATTTATTCGTAACTTAGATAAATACTAAAACCATTATCATGGCACACAAAGATTTTACAAAAGAAGATTTTATAAAAACCGAAGACGGCACTTACCAGTTGGAATACTTAAAATCAGAAATAGGTGAAGGAAGCAATCTGATTGTTGAACAGAAAAATGAAGATGGAACTTACACAGTCATTCAAATACCTATTAAAAGACATAATGAAAGCATCTTTATTGCCATACAGCAGCCGGTTGACGGCAGAATAATTTTTAACTAAAACAAATCCCCATTTCTATTTAAAATGGGGATTAATTTATATAATCTATATTATTGGATTTTTGTCTTTAATAAGATAAGTTTCATACAAGTCTTTTCGCCTGTCGTTCAGAATCTGAACAGAACCGTGATAATGAAGATCTTTTAACAGATTTAAATCTACATCCACAATCAACGTCATCTCTGTATTTGGTGTCGCCTCACCTTTCACCGCATTCGATGGAAAAGCAAAATCTGAAGGTGTAAATACCGCAGCCTGACCAAACTGAATATCCATATTGTTAACACCCGGCAAATTCCCGACACAGCCTGCAATGGCTACATAGCATTCGTTTTCAATAGCCCTTGCCGCAGCACAATGACGCACTCTCATGTAAGCATTCTGAGTGTCGGTAAGATAAGGAACAAATAGAATTTTCATTCCCTGATCGGCTAATAGTCTTGGTAATTCCGGAAATTCAACATCGTAGCAAATCACTAAACCAATTTTTCCACAATCAGTATCGAAAACTTTGATTTCGCTCCCACCTTTCATTCCGTAATATTTCCTCTCATTTGGCGTAATGTGAATTTTTCTATATTCGTCAATCCGCCCGTCACGATGCAAAAGGTAACTTACATTATATAAATCATTGTTTTCAAAAACAGGCATACTTCCTGAAATAATATTGACATTGTAGCTGATCGCCAATTCAGAAATTTTAGTTTTAATCTGATCCGTAATTTTTGCCAACTCAATCATACTATCACGTTCCGAAAGATTATTGAAGGGCGCAAGCAAAGGCGTGTTAAACAACTCCGGAAAAAGCACAAAATCAGACTTGTAATCTCCCATCACATTTACAAAAAACTCTACCTGCTCATAAAACGCATTGATATCTTTGAAATGCCTCATCTGCCACTGCACCAAACCCAATCGAATAGTACTATCCTGCATTGTATTTGGCTTTTTGCTGTAATAAATATTATTCCATTGAAGCAAAACAGCATTTTCTCTGGAAGCCTCGTCCTCCGGAAGATATTTTTTCAGAACCCTGATTGGTAAAAAATTATTGGAAAGCTGAAAAGAAAGCACAGGATCGTAGATTTCTTTATCTCTCACTCTTCTGATGTATTCTCTTGGGGAAATCTCGTGACTGTATTTATGATAATCAGGAATTCTTCCA comes from Chryseobacterium sp. 3008163 and encodes:
- a CDS encoding helix-turn-helix domain-containing protein, which encodes MRIYIKYMVSLRCKMMVQQEIEQLGLKNAVVNLGTVDIPDGITNEQLEVFRIKLEHLGLELLDDKKSILIEKIKNTITEMVHNADEQPKENYSEYLSEKLGYDYTYLSNIFSEVNGYTIQHFIIINKIEKVKELLLYNELNLTEIAYKLNYSSVAHLSYQFKKITGLAPSFYKSLKQKRLKNLEDL
- a CDS encoding beta-1,6-N-acetylglucosaminyltransferase — protein: MRTTFHQPQSQPKPLVRAPSSSVRIAYFIMVHDEPEQFIRMFRKIYTRDQFYLIHIDRKANEEVTEMIQGFLIQYPNAYILESMNITSGGFNMVQIELNAMEFLLNVSNEWEYFINLSGEDYPLKSQTIIRKFLTAQKGKNYLFYYDQKFYRPDTLKRIQNHFTELAFRISSFIYKREFMKDVIPFIGGKWMILTRDTCSFLCNSEKVMAFKDYYLHTLLPAESFFQTVLMNTPFHSVIVNDDKRAIIDINALNINDIASVFENYLKSNNHLFIRKLNYTNHQDLLKYIDENFHSALPEINDVDKELRNNLGQNN
- a CDS encoding acyl-CoA dehydrogenase family protein, coding for MTESSNKLSGENYPEFLDHFKTSLHHLFQRENIDQLSLSRGLPPSVWKEIMNLKPLSVAVPTEFGGRGLKVKECLGILSAASYESLPLSLTFGINIALFLEPLAKYGNESIKENIFKHFLDYGAMGGLMITEPDFGSDALNMKTQNELKGDSYEVKGTKHWQGLTGLANYWLITSRSANAEGNLSRDVDFFIADTHQPEQNIEVLEYYDNPGLYMIPYGLNKIDIKVPQANKLIPESTGLKMMLDILHRSRFQFPGMGMGFLKRMLDEALSHTRTRIVGNSNLYALDQVQYQLTRLESFFTLCSAMCAKSSKISGIDHNLSSEGVHANSMKALVTDMMQEAAQILVQLSGGKGYRISHIGGRGIMDSRPFQIFEGSNEMLYTQISEGILKDMKKKKLENVGEYLQQNVLSENAAKLYTQNLDFTINTAISQRKMIDLGKVVARIITVNDLLELSNAGFNQKLVDNAVEMTRQDIVTLLASMNHHQDLKPLDDYSENSNWMSLV
- a CDS encoding SemiSWEET transporter, producing MDVNILGIVAGFLTSIAMIPQLIKVIKEKNVEDLSWVMILVLICGLSLWVWYGFIQDELPIILSNAFAVLVNLTLFICYLLFRKKS
- a CDS encoding ferritin-like domain-containing protein; translation: MATKTATVKKTTAPKKTVAPKKPTASKSTASKSSKTPAKKDASADLREFFEDALKDIYWAEKALTKALPKMEKNATHPDLKNAISSHLAETKVHVMRLEECFKSLGLKPEAKKCDAMQGLLDEGNGIMEETKAGAIRDVGIIAASQKVEHYEIATYGSLAAYAKVLKEKKCLSNFLATLKEEKNCDKLLSTIADTALNSKAK
- a CDS encoding CinA family protein, with amino-acid sequence MMTAGETVAVAESVTSGMLQLAFSQMPNASMFYKGGMTAFTLAEKVRLLNVDKREAENSDCVSENIADTMALNVAKLFESDWSIATTGYCTPVRHSTYSVYAHYTIAYKGEIIVSKKLELHPKTQALNAQLYYAEFILGCFKSELNNLLILNN
- a CDS encoding catalase; translation: MDNKDFKPNEKLNQLHDHTTDNQDTKLTTNQGLKVNNNQDSLKTDQRGATLLEDFILREKITHFDHERIPERIVHARGSGAHGVFKLNKSLAKYTKAKFLNDVDKETPVFVRFSTVAGSAGSTDLARDVRGFAVKFYTEEGNYDLVGNNIPVFFIQDAMKFPDLVHAVKPEPDNAIPQAASAHDTFWDFISLMPESMHMIMWAMSDRAIPRSYRMMEGFGVHSFKFINSEGSVHFVKFHFKPKLGVHSVAWSEAQKISGTDPDFHRRDLWESIENGAFPEWDFGVQIIPEENEHDFDFDLLDPTKLVPEELVPVQLVGTLTLNRNPDNFFAETEQVAFHPGHLVPGIDFSNDPLLQGRLFSYTDTQLSRLGSPNFHEIPINRSINTVHNNQRDGHMRQQIVKGKVSYEPNSIGGGCPFQAMMKDGGFTSNNERVDGHKIRARSDSFVDHYSQAKMFLNSQSAPEKTHLQNALIFELSKVTILEIRERVVGQLAFIDAELASNVAEKVGVKVKKLDMPNQSIPADADAASLQSEEREPETKSSKALSMKNTVKDTIESRVIGFIMADGVNTQAVKSLKSKLESEGAVVQIIAPSVAPVKADDGSKFEPKHSITSTASVSFDALYICSGEKSAKELMHPERKPIVTEFMNEAYKHCKAIYFGKDTDEIYNATRISAKKHEDPAIINTSGGDSDEKFISAIAKHRVWDLEKERNSMA
- a CDS encoding glutathione synthase, which translates into the protein MAHKDFTKEDFIKTEDGTYQLEYLKSEIGEGSNLIVEQKNEDGTYTVIQIPIKRHNESIFIAIQQPVDGRIIFN
- a CDS encoding carbon-nitrogen hydrolase family protein codes for the protein MQIDTRTLNIDDYDELVSAMRRAYPKMSEYVWSKKSILKLTKIFEAGQICITVDEKIAAVALSIVVNYEEFDDEHTYSDITGNYTFNTHSSTGNVLYGIEIFVDPVYRELRLGRRLYDARKELCEQLNLKSIILGGRIPDYHKYSHEISPREYIRRVRDKEIYDPVLSFQLSNNFLPIRVLKKYLPEDEASRENAVLLQWNNIYYSKKPNTMQDSTIRLGLVQWQMRHFKDINAFYEQVEFFVNVMGDYKSDFVLFPELFNTPLLAPFNNLSERDSMIELAKITDQIKTKISELAISYNVNIISGSMPVFENNDLYNVSYLLHRDGRIDEYRKIHITPNERKYYGMKGGSEIKVFDTDCGKIGLVICYDVEFPELPRLLADQGMKILFVPYLTDTQNAYMRVRHCAAARAIENECYVAIAGCVGNLPGVNNMDIQFGQAAVFTPSDFAFPSNAVKGEATPNTEMTLIVDVDLNLLKDLHYHGSVQILNDRRKDLYETYLIKDKNPII